The Nerophis lumbriciformis linkage group LG07, RoL_Nlum_v2.1, whole genome shotgun sequence genome window below encodes:
- the mc4r gene encoding melanocortin receptor 4 — protein sequence MERGGVMNATEIPGYNNRTQTSGTLLSKEDPAGRRGSSAGCYEQLLISTEVFLTLGVVSLLENILVVVAIVKNKNLHSPMYFFICSLAVADMLVSASNASETVVIALINDGSLSIPVTLIKSMDNVFDSMICSSLLASICSLLAIAIDRYITIFYALRYHNIVTFRRATLVISSIWVCCIMSGVLFIVYSESTAVLICLISMFFTMLVLMASLYVHMFLLARLHMKRIAALPGNGPVQQRANMKGAITLTILLGVFVVCWAPFFLHLILMISCPRNPYCTCFMSHFNMYLILIMCNSVIDPIIYAFRSQEMRMTFKEIFCCSHALLCV from the coding sequence ATGGAAAGAGGAGGCGTGATGAACGCCACGGAGATCCCGGGCTACAACAACCGCACTCAAACGTCGGGGACCCTGCTCTCCAAGGAGGACCCGGCGGGCAGGCGGGGCTCCTCGGCGGGATGCTACGAGCAGCTGCTCATCTCCACCGAGGTCTTCCTGACGCTGGGCGTGGTCAGCCTGCTGGAGAACATCCTGGTGGTGGTGGCCATCGTGAAGAACAAGAACCTGCACTCGCCCATGTACTTCTTCATCTGCAGCCTGGCGGTGGCCGACATGCTGGTGAGCGCCTCCAACGCCTCGGAGACCGTCGTCATCGCGCTCATCAACGACGGCAGCCTGAGCATCCCCGTCACGCTCATCAAGAGCATGGACAACGTCTTCGACTCCATGATCTGCAGCTCGCTGCTGGCGTCCATCTGCAGCCTGCTGGCCATCGCCATCGACCGCTACATCACCATCTTCTACGCGCTGCGCTACCACAACATCGTCACCTTCAGGCGGGCCACGCTGGTCATCAGCAGCATCTGGGTCTGCTGCATCATGTCGGGCGTGCTCTTCATCGTCTACTCGGAGAGCACCGCCGTGCTCATCTGCCTCATCAGCATGTTCTTCACCATGCTGGTGCTCATGGCCTCGCTCTACGTGCACATGTTCCTGCTGGCGCGCCTGCACATGAAGCGCATCGCCGCGCTGCCGGGCAACGGGCCCGTGCAGCAGCGGGCCAACATGAAGGGCGCCATCACGCTCACCATCCTGCTGGGCGTCTTCGTGGTGTGCTGGGCGCCCTTCTTCCTGCACCTCATCCTCATGATcagctgcccccgcaacccctaCTGCACCTGCTTCATGTCGCACTTCAACATGTACCTCATCCTCATCATGTGCAACTCCGTCATCGACCCCATCATCTACGCCTTCCGCAGCCAGGAGATGAGGATGACCTTCAAGGAGATCTTCTGCTGCTCGCACGCCCTCCTGTGCGTGTGA